Proteins from a single region of Veillonellaceae bacterium:
- a CDS encoding flagellar protein, which produces MADNRIYYPQSPILPVQKPSNAVPRPLGKSSPSSVPFNKILEQQLTGVKFSQHAMQRLENRNIRLNQTDMDKLNRAVEKAAQKGAKESLVLMNNDLALIVSIKNKTVITAMDGTSIKDNVFTNIDSAVIV; this is translated from the coding sequence ATGGCTGATAATCGTATTTATTATCCGCAGTCGCCCATTTTACCAGTCCAAAAACCATCAAACGCTGTACCACGTCCGTTAGGCAAGTCATCACCTAGCTCAGTTCCATTTAATAAAATACTGGAACAGCAATTAACCGGTGTAAAGTTTTCGCAGCACGCTATGCAGCGTCTCGAGAACCGGAATATTCGGCTTAACCAGACAGATATGGATAAATTGAACCGTGCGGTAGAAAAGGCTGCGCAAAAGGGTGCGAAGGAATCACTGGTGCTAATGAATAATGATTTGGCGCTAATTGTAAGTATCAAAAACAAGACCGTTATTACGGCCATGGATGGTACAAGCATTAAAGATAATGTCTTTACCAACATTGACAGCGCTGTAATTGTTTAG
- a CDS encoding flagellar assembly protein FliH: MSRIIKFASVQEEPLIINNHRPAFAIVEQTEDSAAEPEREQIQEAIDEAKKILDDAKKQAETCISQALQEAEQLRQQACEAGRQEGYQAGYSEGVRQGKEQAELEMTNKINSASETAENILADARQEYQETLIKAEREIVKIALAVARKILAREIDENPTVILPIVKTALEKVRDQESIIIRVNPIDYDIVVQSKRDLQIMIGCEDALSVVSDNTVSPGGCMIDTPYGTVDASLDIQFEAIKRALEEIMP; this comes from the coding sequence TTGTCTAGAATTATTAAATTTGCTTCAGTCCAGGAAGAACCTCTTATAATTAATAACCATCGTCCGGCATTTGCGATTGTCGAGCAAACCGAAGACAGTGCTGCAGAACCAGAACGAGAACAAATCCAAGAAGCTATTGATGAGGCAAAGAAAATCCTAGATGATGCTAAAAAGCAAGCTGAAACATGCATAAGCCAGGCCTTGCAGGAGGCAGAACAACTTAGACAGCAGGCTTGTGAAGCCGGTCGGCAGGAGGGCTATCAAGCCGGCTACAGTGAAGGGGTTCGTCAAGGCAAAGAACAAGCAGAACTAGAAATGACAAATAAAATTAACAGTGCATCTGAAACAGCTGAGAACATATTAGCTGATGCCCGGCAAGAGTACCAAGAAACTCTAATCAAAGCTGAGCGCGAGATAGTAAAAATAGCTCTTGCAGTAGCACGGAAGATTTTAGCGCGGGAAATAGACGAAAATCCGACAGTGATTTTGCCAATTGTAAAGACTGCGTTAGAAAAAGTACGTGATCAAGAGAGTATTATTATTCGTGTGAATCCGATCGACTATGATATTGTGGTTCAGTCTAAACGTGATTTGCAGATAATGATTGGCTGTGAAGATGCATTATCAGTAGTTAGTGATAATACTGTCAGTCCTGGCGGCTGTATGATTGATACACCCTACGGGACAGTTGACGCCAGTCTTGATATTCAGTTTGAGGCTATAAAAAGAGCTCTTGAGGAAATAATGCCATGA
- the fliJ gene encoding flagellar export protein FliJ — MKKFQFRLDTLLKYRQMQNEQAQLKFMQASQVLHEEKEKFDKLTIKLTESIVSFRKYQDSSPIIDELKDFQNYFDKIRENIKHQSMRVNEAQAVQQERLQELQQAAKNYEIVEKFRVKRLLQYQAEALSEEQKYLDELGLQNYVRKS; from the coding sequence ATGAAGAAATTTCAGTTTCGACTCGATACCCTTTTAAAATACCGTCAGATGCAAAATGAACAAGCCCAGCTAAAGTTTATGCAGGCATCACAAGTTTTGCATGAGGAAAAGGAAAAGTTTGATAAGTTAACAATAAAACTAACTGAGTCTATTGTCAGTTTTAGAAAATATCAAGATAGTTCGCCTATTATTGATGAACTTAAGGATTTTCAGAATTACTTCGATAAAATTAGGGAGAACATAAAACACCAAAGTATGCGTGTTAACGAGGCGCAGGCAGTGCAGCAAGAACGTTTGCAGGAGCTTCAACAAGCAGCCAAAAACTATGAGATTGTTGAAAAATTTAGAGTGAAGCGTCTGCTGCAGTACCAAGCAGAAGCATTAAGCGAGGAACAAAAGTATCTCGATGAATTGGGACTTCAAAATTATGTCCGCAAAAGTTAA
- a CDS encoding lytic transglycosylase domain-containing protein — MDGLTRVTQRINTIEKRFMIPANPTSIGAFADVLAGAKQKSASTALNTNKQSIAKLVETSARQHGVDPKLALAVARTESGLETNSVSVAGAVGVMQLMPDTARSLGVQNITDPQENIDGGVRYLRKMLHTFNGDVVKAVAAYNAGPEAVKSYGGVPPYPETKSYVTKVMSQF, encoded by the coding sequence ATGGACGGATTAACTAGAGTGACGCAGCGTATCAACACAATAGAGAAGCGGTTTATGATACCGGCAAATCCAACGTCGATTGGTGCCTTTGCAGACGTATTGGCAGGGGCAAAGCAAAAGAGCGCTTCAACCGCCTTAAATACGAACAAGCAAAGTATTGCTAAACTGGTTGAAACCAGTGCACGACAGCATGGTGTTGATCCTAAGTTAGCATTAGCAGTCGCTAGAACTGAATCAGGTCTAGAGACCAATAGTGTTTCGGTGGCTGGTGCTGTTGGCGTTATGCAGCTTATGCCGGATACTGCCCGTAGTTTAGGTGTACAGAATATTACCGATCCGCAGGAAAACATTGATGGCGGGGTGCGCTATCTACGCAAAATGCTACATACATTTAACGGCGATGTAGTAAAGGCTGTTGCGGCCTATAATGCTGGACCGGAGGCTGTAAAGAGCTACGGAGGTGTTCCACCTTATCCGGAAACAAAATCATATGTGACAAAGGTTATGTCACAATTTTAA
- the fliF gene encoding flagellar M-ring protein FliF, producing the protein MADWKEQSLRLWGNMEKKQKYMIIGSAILIFIAILSWSYWWGSRPDLVPLYTNMDVTDAGEVREKLKEMKIQHEIGNNGTAIMVPSKDVYRIRLDLASQGLPRGGKGFEIFDQNKFGTTDFQNKVYLLQALQGELTRTIEQMSEVEKARVHIVLPEDSLYKKNEKPATASIMLKLRPSAQLSRQQVKGIVNLVAHSIQGLKAENVTVVDNKGHVLNDQSDAEIAGAGTLTQIEMTKKVQEDLQKSVQSLLEQVLGPGKAAARVSVELNFDQRTMDRQIFEPVVDDKGIIRSLQEFNENYEGTSQAPGGPAGTTANIPGYVTNSNNAQSNYEKKEVTRNYEINETKEKIVSTPGSIKRLTVAVLVDGEISRTQQDSISRTVASAIGFNQSRGDVISVESMPFNTDLADKQRKEEEAFQKQQERSLWLKIGIAVISVLVLLYLVRMYLARRRQHEDELELEQVLTQAQAESDTQKLQELTPQEKEQLEQREAVEKFAKSKPEEVAQLIKAWLADE; encoded by the coding sequence ATGGCTGACTGGAAGGAACAGTCTCTGCGCTTGTGGGGAAACATGGAAAAAAAACAGAAGTACATGATTATCGGTTCGGCAATCCTGATTTTTATTGCTATTTTATCATGGAGTTATTGGTGGGGAAGCCGGCCCGATCTTGTACCTTTATACACCAATATGGACGTAACAGATGCAGGTGAGGTCAGGGAAAAACTCAAAGAAATGAAAATTCAGCATGAAATCGGTAACAATGGTACAGCTATTATGGTACCATCAAAAGATGTTTACCGAATTAGGCTGGATTTAGCTAGTCAGGGCTTGCCAAGAGGTGGTAAAGGCTTTGAAATCTTTGATCAGAACAAATTTGGAACAACTGATTTTCAAAACAAGGTGTATTTACTGCAAGCCTTGCAAGGTGAACTGACCAGAACAATTGAGCAAATGTCAGAGGTAGAAAAAGCTCGGGTACATATTGTACTGCCTGAAGATAGTCTATACAAAAAGAACGAAAAACCAGCCACTGCGTCAATCATGTTAAAATTAAGGCCATCTGCGCAGCTTTCCCGTCAACAGGTAAAGGGGATTGTTAATTTGGTAGCGCACAGTATACAAGGTCTAAAGGCTGAGAATGTAACAGTAGTCGACAACAAGGGCCATGTTCTGAATGATCAGTCGGACGCTGAAATAGCCGGTGCAGGGACATTGACGCAGATAGAAATGACTAAGAAAGTACAGGAAGACTTGCAAAAGAGTGTGCAATCCCTTTTAGAGCAAGTTCTTGGCCCTGGAAAAGCAGCTGCAAGAGTCAGCGTTGAGCTTAATTTTGACCAGCGTACCATGGATCGGCAAATATTCGAGCCAGTAGTAGATGATAAGGGCATAATTAGAAGCTTGCAGGAATTTAATGAGAATTACGAAGGCACCTCACAAGCACCAGGGGGACCTGCCGGTACTACGGCTAACATCCCGGGATATGTGACAAATAGTAATAATGCCCAGTCGAACTACGAGAAAAAAGAAGTAACACGGAACTACGAGATTAATGAAACTAAAGAAAAGATTGTGTCAACCCCCGGTTCAATAAAGCGATTAACAGTTGCTGTCTTGGTAGACGGCGAAATTAGCCGAACACAACAGGATAGCATTTCACGTACAGTTGCTTCTGCTATCGGTTTTAACCAGAGTCGTGGTGACGTTATTTCAGTTGAAAGCATGCCGTTTAACACAGATTTAGCTGATAAGCAACGGAAAGAAGAAGAGGCTTTTCAAAAACAACAAGAGCGATCATTATGGCTAAAAATTGGTATCGCTGTCATATCAGTACTTGTCTTGCTCTACCTTGTTCGAATGTACCTGGCGCGGCGTCGCCAACATGAGGATGAGTTGGAATTGGAGCAGGTTTTAACACAGGCACAAGCGGAGTCCGATACACAAAAATTACAAGAACTGACTCCGCAGGAAAAAGAACAGCTTGAACAGCGTGAAGCAGTTGAAAAGTTTGCTAAGTCTAAGCCCGAAGAAGTGGCGCAATTGATAAAGGCTTGGTTGGCTGATGAATAA
- a CDS encoding magnesium transporter MgtE, translated as MANINLKSSQKTSGQQSQAKGSLFKKLLIAFVILMLTGVGFALGIYMKFIDPQAIIARLKLHEYPVIGQYFTPPTTNFEPVELENIEDIQPPKAKKPADQPVKQEQQPVLLPPSGSDSEKIAKAKQLEEAKRISKVARLYENMKPEEVVPIMNKLDDDMVIAIFNKMDESQVAKIMALLDVERAARLSQTMLKAQTPGTL; from the coding sequence ATGGCAAATATAAACCTTAAATCCAGTCAAAAAACTTCAGGGCAACAGTCTCAGGCTAAAGGATCGCTATTTAAAAAGCTGCTCATTGCATTTGTAATATTAATGCTAACCGGTGTCGGCTTTGCGCTTGGTATATATATGAAGTTTATTGATCCACAGGCCATAATAGCTAGATTAAAGCTTCATGAATATCCGGTAATTGGCCAATATTTTACTCCACCAACAACGAATTTTGAACCGGTGGAACTTGAGAACATTGAAGATATCCAGCCGCCGAAGGCGAAAAAACCGGCAGACCAACCAGTTAAACAGGAGCAGCAACCGGTATTATTGCCTCCTAGCGGCAGCGATAGCGAGAAAATAGCCAAAGCCAAGCAACTCGAAGAAGCAAAAAGGATTTCAAAAGTGGCACGGCTTTATGAGAATATGAAACCTGAAGAAGTAGTTCCAATAATGAATAAACTTGATGATGATATGGTCATCGCTATTTTCAATAAAATGGATGAGAGCCAGGTAGCTAAAATTATGGCTTTGTTGGACGTAGAACGGGCTGCACGTTTGAGTCAGACAATGTTAAAGGCCCAAACTCCTGGTACCCTCTAA
- the flgC gene encoding flagellar basal body rod protein FlgC, translated as MGMFDAINAAASGLTAERLRMDVISNNIANANTTRTAEGGAYRRQIVIFEPRSGQSFAQILSKEMDPGSGVKVSGITKDNSPTRRVYDPNHPDADREGYVEMPNINVVSEMVDMITATRAYEANVTAVNAAKSMALKALEIGR; from the coding sequence ATGGGAATGTTTGATGCCATTAATGCCGCCGCCTCAGGACTTACTGCGGAACGGCTGCGAATGGATGTAATATCCAACAATATTGCTAATGCCAATACAACTAGAACGGCTGAAGGTGGAGCTTATCGGCGTCAGATTGTTATCTTTGAACCTCGTTCAGGGCAGTCCTTCGCCCAAATTTTATCAAAAGAGATGGATCCTGGTTCTGGTGTTAAGGTTTCAGGAATAACCAAAGATAACTCTCCGACTCGGCGGGTATATGATCCTAATCACCCTGATGCTGATCGAGAAGGCTATGTTGAAATGCCAAACATAAATGTCGTATCGGAAATGGTCGACATGATTACCGCGACAAGGGCCTATGAGGCAAACGTAACTGCAGTTAACGCCGCTAAAAGCATGGCTCTTAAAGCGCTGGAAATTGGGAGGTAG
- the flgD gene encoding flagellar hook assembly protein FlgD — protein sequence MASVYNVGQTSTTQTASGQTARTKQDNMGKDEFLKLLVTQLRYQDPMNPMEDKEFIAQMAQFSSLEQMQNLNASMLTVQASGMIGNQVRWTDDYGEEQAGIVSAVRISDGKPSLVVGDVNVALEKVTSVEGVIWGAK from the coding sequence GTGGCAAGTGTATATAACGTAGGCCAAACTAGCACGACGCAAACTGCAAGCGGGCAAACGGCAAGAACTAAGCAGGACAATATGGGAAAAGATGAGTTTCTTAAGTTATTGGTAACGCAGCTGCGGTATCAGGATCCGATGAATCCAATGGAAGATAAAGAATTTATTGCCCAAATGGCACAGTTTTCCAGCCTAGAGCAAATGCAGAACTTAAATGCTTCTATGCTGACTGTTCAGGCCAGTGGGATGATTGGAAACCAGGTAAGATGGACTGATGATTACGGTGAGGAACAAGCCGGAATAGTTAGTGCAGTACGGATAAGTGATGGAAAACCGTCCTTAGTTGTAGGCGATGTTAATGTAGCGCTTGAGAAAGTAACTTCTGTTGAAGGCGTAATTTGGGGAGCTAAATAA
- a CDS encoding flagellar hook-basal body protein — protein sequence MMRSMFAGVSGLKNHQTRMDVIGNNIANVNTVGFKGSRVNFQDILSQTMQGASSGQGARG from the coding sequence ATGATGCGTTCGATGTTCGCCGGTGTTTCCGGCCTTAAAAACCATCAAACCCGTATGGATGTTATCGGCAACAATATTGCCAACGTTAACACTGTTGGTTTTAAAGGAAGCCGGGTTAACTTTCAGGACATTTTAAGCCAGACAATGCAAGGTGCGTCAAGCGGGCAAGGGGCTCGCGG
- the fliG gene encoding flagellar motor switch protein FliG: MYQSNEMGNKQKAAILLIALGPQISAQIFKHLREEEIEKLTLEIANQRKVSQEQKDKVLSEFHQMALAKEYISSGGLDYAREVLEKALGAEKAVSIINRLTASLQIRPFDFARKTDPAQLLNFIQNEHPQTIALIMAYLHPDQAGVILSALPPDRQVDVAKRIATMDRTSPDVLKDIERILERKLSSLATQDFTAAGGVDSIVEVLNRVDRTTERTIIENLEVQNPELAEEIKKRMFVFEDIILLDDRSLQLVLREIDSKDLALALKASSTEVAEKIYKNMSKRAAEMLREEIEYMGPVRIRDVEEAQQKIVNVIRRLEESGEIIVSRGKGDEIIV; the protein is encoded by the coding sequence TTGTATCAATCTAACGAGATGGGAAATAAGCAAAAGGCAGCTATTTTGCTAATCGCCTTAGGCCCGCAGATATCAGCTCAGATTTTTAAGCATTTGCGGGAAGAGGAAATAGAAAAACTTACTTTGGAAATTGCTAATCAGCGAAAAGTTAGCCAAGAGCAAAAAGATAAAGTTCTGTCAGAATTTCACCAAATGGCTTTAGCTAAAGAGTATATTTCTTCCGGAGGCTTAGATTATGCCAGGGAGGTACTTGAAAAAGCATTAGGTGCTGAAAAAGCTGTATCGATTATAAACAGATTAACGGCGAGTCTGCAAATTAGACCGTTTGATTTTGCACGCAAGACCGATCCCGCTCAGCTCCTGAACTTTATCCAAAATGAACATCCGCAGACGATTGCATTAATAATGGCTTACCTCCATCCAGACCAAGCCGGTGTAATATTATCTGCGCTCCCGCCAGATCGGCAAGTTGATGTCGCCAAACGAATTGCTACGATGGATCGCACATCGCCGGATGTTTTAAAGGATATTGAAAGAATTTTAGAAAGAAAATTATCGTCTTTGGCTACTCAGGATTTTACTGCTGCCGGTGGTGTCGATTCTATTGTCGAAGTGCTTAACCGGGTAGACCGTACTACGGAACGAACTATCATTGAGAATCTTGAGGTTCAGAATCCTGAACTTGCCGAAGAAATCAAGAAGAGAATGTTTGTCTTTGAAGACATTATCTTGCTTGATGATCGTTCTCTGCAACTTGTATTACGGGAAATTGACTCTAAGGACCTTGCGCTTGCGCTCAAGGCGTCCTCAACTGAAGTCGCCGAAAAAATCTATAAGAATATGTCTAAGCGCGCGGCTGAAATGCTGCGCGAAGAAATCGAATATATGGGTCCTGTGCGTATTAGAGATGTTGAGGAAGCCCAGCAAAAAATCGTTAATGTTATCCGTCGTCTCGAAGAATCCGGTGAAATTATTGTGTCACGTGGCAAAGGGGACGAGATAATTGTCTAG
- the codY gene encoding GTP-sensing pleiotropic transcriptional regulator CodY, whose translation MSSMLERTRKINKLLQKSEKVEYDEMSRVLSGVIGANVYIVSKEGTVLGYALLDDFECELMRDRVLKQASFPEHYVEWLLRVNETSPNLKLKSGMCTFSEGTACMFDDKFTTVVPIYGVGERIGTLIVAKFCNGLNDDDLVLAEYGATVVGMEILRDRSEKMEEEARKKATVQVALGTLSYSELEAVIHILNELEGNEGLLVASKIADRVGITRSVIVNALRKFESAGVIESKSLGMKGTYIKVLNERLLDELEKMKK comes from the coding sequence ATGTCATCAATGTTAGAACGCACCAGAAAAATCAATAAACTATTGCAAAAGTCGGAAAAAGTTGAATATGATGAAATGTCAAGAGTGTTGAGCGGTGTGATAGGCGCAAACGTATATATTGTTAGCAAGGAAGGCACTGTACTAGGATACGCCTTGCTTGATGACTTTGAATGTGAGTTAATGCGTGATCGCGTCCTTAAGCAAGCTAGTTTTCCTGAACACTATGTTGAATGGTTGTTACGCGTTAACGAGACATCGCCAAACCTCAAATTGAAAAGTGGAATGTGTACATTCAGCGAAGGTACGGCCTGCATGTTTGACGATAAGTTTACAACTGTTGTACCGATTTATGGCGTAGGGGAACGGATTGGAACACTAATTGTGGCCAAGTTCTGTAATGGCTTAAATGACGATGATTTAGTTTTAGCCGAATATGGTGCAACTGTTGTCGGTATGGAAATATTGCGTGACCGCAGTGAAAAAATGGAAGAAGAAGCCAGAAAAAAAGCCACTGTTCAAGTAGCGCTTGGAACCCTTTCTTACTCTGAATTAGAGGCAGTAATCCATATTTTAAATGAGTTGGAAGGTAATGAAGGCTTGCTGGTTGCCAGCAAAATTGCCGATCGGGTCGGAATTACTCGTTCGGTTATCGTCAATGCTTTGCGAAAGTTTGAAAGCGCCGGTGTCATTGAGTCCAAATCGCTCGGGATGAAAGGTACTTACATCAAGGTTCTAAATGAGCGGTTGCTTGATGAATTAGAAAAAATGAAAAAGTAA
- the fliE gene encoding flagellar hook-basal body complex protein FliE yields MRIEQLKLMPVSLPINNPAPTETEQAGKSFSQFLSEAITDVNTLQHRAEKASLDLAAGKLQDVSQAVIAAEKASIALQLTMQVRNKVVDAYQEVMRMQV; encoded by the coding sequence ATGCGTATTGAACAATTAAAATTAATGCCGGTCAGTTTACCGATTAATAATCCGGCCCCAACTGAAACAGAGCAAGCTGGTAAAAGCTTTAGTCAGTTTTTGTCCGAGGCAATTACTGATGTAAACACTCTTCAACATAGGGCAGAGAAGGCATCACTCGATTTAGCAGCAGGGAAGTTACAGGATGTCTCCCAAGCAGTCATAGCCGCTGAAAAAGCATCTATTGCCCTACAGCTTACTATGCAGGTTCGCAATAAAGTTGTTGACGCGTATCAGGAAGTCATGAGAATGCAGGTCTAA
- the fliI gene encoding flagellar protein export ATPase FliI, with amino-acid sequence MRFCADKYLSAASKVETMKLSGKIAEIIGLVIEAHGPNVSLGELCYIRPRNRDFLIPAEVVGFRQNRVMLMPIGEMEGIGPGCEVISAQQTLEVPVGPQLLGRILDGLGNPIDGKGPLLTNNRYSLHATPPSPLLRSRISNKLAVGVRAIDSLITLGRGQRVGIMAGSGVGKSTLLGMMARNTEADISVIALIGERGREVREFIERDLGEEGLKRSVVVVATSDQPALVRIKGAMTATAISEYFRDQGRNVILMMDSVTRFAMAQREVGLTIGEPPATRGYTPSVFAMLPKLLERSGTGECGSITGIYTVLVDGDDMNEPIADAVRSILDGHIVLTRNMAAQNHYPAIDVLASVSRVMLEIVEKNHYKAAQQLRSIMATYREAEDLINIGAYAHGSNPNIDKAINVIDDIKRFLQQGVYETTTFDQAVSRLIELAE; translated from the coding sequence ATGAGGTTTTGTGCAGATAAATATTTAAGCGCCGCAAGCAAAGTTGAGACAATGAAGCTTAGCGGTAAAATCGCTGAAATAATTGGCTTAGTAATCGAAGCCCACGGCCCTAATGTTAGTCTTGGTGAGCTATGTTATATCAGGCCGCGTAATAGAGATTTTTTAATCCCGGCTGAAGTTGTCGGCTTCCGTCAAAATAGGGTAATGTTAATGCCGATTGGCGAAATGGAAGGGATAGGGCCAGGCTGCGAGGTAATTTCAGCCCAACAGACGCTGGAAGTTCCCGTTGGGCCGCAGTTATTGGGCAGGATTTTAGACGGTTTGGGGAACCCAATAGATGGTAAGGGGCCGCTTCTAACTAATAACCGCTACTCACTGCATGCAACACCGCCGTCTCCTTTGTTGAGAAGCCGCATATCGAACAAATTAGCTGTTGGTGTCCGTGCTATTGACAGTCTTATAACCTTAGGGCGTGGGCAGCGAGTTGGTATAATGGCGGGCAGCGGTGTAGGCAAGAGTACGCTTTTGGGCATGATGGCGCGAAATACCGAGGCTGATATAAGTGTCATCGCGCTGATTGGCGAACGCGGTCGTGAAGTCAGAGAGTTTATTGAGCGTGATCTTGGGGAAGAAGGCTTAAAAAGATCGGTTGTTGTAGTAGCTACTTCGGATCAGCCAGCGTTGGTCAGGATAAAGGGCGCTATGACAGCGACTGCAATCTCAGAGTATTTCCGCGACCAAGGCCGCAATGTAATTTTGATGATGGATTCTGTGACCCGCTTTGCCATGGCGCAGCGCGAGGTAGGCCTTACAATTGGCGAACCGCCTGCGACGCGGGGTTATACGCCATCAGTATTCGCTATGCTGCCGAAATTATTAGAACGCTCAGGTACGGGCGAATGCGGATCAATAACAGGTATTTATACGGTACTGGTGGATGGCGATGATATGAATGAGCCGATTGCCGATGCTGTACGCAGTATCTTAGATGGTCATATTGTTCTGACACGAAATATGGCTGCACAGAATCATTATCCGGCAATTGATGTATTGGCAAGTGTCAGCAGGGTTATGCTGGAAATTGTCGAAAAAAACCACTATAAAGCGGCGCAGCAGTTGCGCTCGATTATGGCGACCTATCGAGAAGCCGAGGACCTAATAAATATCGGTGCCTATGCCCATGGCAGCAACCCAAATATTGATAAAGCAATTAATGTGATTGACGATATTAAAAGATTTTTACAGCAGGGTGTCTACGAAACAACAACTTTCGACCAAGCTGTTAGCAGGCTGATTGAGTTAGCCGAATAA
- the flgB gene encoding flagellar basal body rod protein FlgB, whose translation MLKAILSNPQFSILEQGINAASLRHKVVSNNIANVNTPGFKKSEVVFEELLQAELSGRSDLKLTKTKASHLSKRASDGSVPFINTINSTSFRTDGNNVDIDVEMANLAKNNIYYNALITQLSKHLAGLKSAINEGRR comes from the coding sequence ATGCTTAAGGCCATATTATCAAACCCGCAATTTTCAATATTGGAACAAGGTATTAACGCAGCTTCTTTACGGCACAAAGTAGTAAGCAACAATATCGCCAATGTTAATACACCTGGTTTTAAAAAGAGTGAGGTAGTTTTCGAAGAACTTTTACAAGCGGAACTAAGCGGTAGAAGCGATTTAAAGTTAACTAAAACTAAGGCCAGTCATTTATCCAAAAGAGCATCAGATGGCAGTGTTCCTTTTATCAATACCATAAATTCAACTTCGTTCAGAACAGACGGCAATAATGTAGATATCGATGTTGAAATGGCTAATTTAGCTAAGAACAATATTTATTATAATGCTCTAATAACTCAATTAAGTAAACATCTTGCCGGTCTTAAATCTGCTATTAATGAAGGGAGACGCTAG